The sequence AGTGGACTTTGAGGTGGTCCATGTCAACTCTGCCTTGGAGAGTGAGGAGGATATCAATAATGCCATTACTGCCATCCGCCGTAATGGAGTTGCCCTCAAAGGTAAGAAGTCCAAATTTTCACATTATAAACAATTTTGGAACATTTGCTTATGTTTTAGGCAGAGCATGAACACATGAAAAGCCAAGAACAGCTGTGAGAGGCACATTGTCTATATTAACTGTGACCTTTCTAACTCTTCTTAAAGGTAACATAGAAACCAAACATACCATGCCGCCATCTGTCAAATCCAGGAATAATCTCCTTCggtaagatttaaaaaaaaaataattcagatCTCTTTATAAAGGCTCTTTTGTGACATGGGTCATTTTTCTTCCAGAGCTTGGTTCTGTCAGTTGACCTATGGTTTCCCCCCCCTTTCTCCTTGCTGTTTTGTTCCATGTCCATCAACAGCACAAGTTTAGACTTGTATGCCAATGTGATGCACTGCCAGTCCCTCCCCGGAGTCCAGACCCGCCACAAGAACATTGACATCATGATCATCAGGGAGAACACGGAGGGAGAATATAGCAGTCTGGAGCACGAGGTCAGACAAAACTGAACCGCAATCAGTTCTTTCGCTTGCTAAAAACACATGTTGGCACTTCCCTCCATTAAAGTCCTCACTGTTAGCTAGTGTTAGCTCCCCGCCAGGGACACTCTGATTAAATTAGAACCGACACAGTAATTACTTCACTTCAAGGGCTCCACAAAACTCATATCCAGAGATAATATCtcctaaacaaacacaaacagaggctTTTTTTCAGGCTATCCCTCTTGTAGATGTGATTTATAGATTGTTAGGAGATAACCGAAGTCAGCTAAGTCACAACAACCAGAGGCACAAGAGTCATGGAAACTGTGGTGTATCTGAAATGACTGTTGATATTCAGTCGTATCGCCAGTTATTATTTCTGTTAGATTTTTTACCTAAAATAACACTTTTGTTGAGATTGTAATAACTCAAATTCCACAAGGACATTTTACACAACATGTTGCCCACAACTGAACAACTCAAAACAAGTGACAACAGACACCAATTAACACAGATGTACCCATTTATCGAATCAATATTGGATCATTCAAAtcaaaaaatgacatttaatcGGAAAAGAAATCCAGCCAAATTCCCTTGCTAAAGTGTTCAGTATTCAGTTATATTGTATATGGACTCTTGCATCATTGATTTACTCACTCTGGTCTATTGTTGTCTCATCTGTCATAATACTGAAGCTTTaactgtcatttatttgttattcTCCTCTCTGTCGTCTTTCAGAGCGTCACTGGTGTCGTGGAGTGTCTTAAGATCATCACCAGGAACAATTCCCTCCGGATCGCAGAGTATGCCTTCAGCCTGGCCAGAGAGAAGGGCCGCCGTAGGGTCACCGCCGTACATAAGGCCAACATCATGTGAGTGACTCTTTGGCAAGTTCATCCTAGCGGAGCTGTTTGGCCTCACTCATATTGTAAGTTTCTTCATGCTGGACATTTATAGttttctgcctctctcctcccaaTAGGAAGCTCGGTGATGGCTTGTTCCTGCAGTGCTGCAGAGAAGTGGCCTCTGGTTACCCAGACATCAAATTTGACGCCATGATTGTGGACAACACCACCATGCAGGTCATGGTCGATAACATTTTGATAAAGCCAAGGAGTGTTTGTCGGTGCTGCTGAATCAAAATGACTTATCCgccactgtgtttgttttttgcagCTGGTGTCCAAGCCCGAGCAGTTTGACGTGATGGTGATGCCCAATCTGTACGGGAACGTTGTGAGCAATGTGTGTGCAGGCCTGGTGGGAGGGCCCGGCCTTGTGCCTGGAGCCAATTTTGGCCGTGACTATGCCGTGTTTGAAACGGTGAGTGTTGACCAGCTCCTGGCTTTAATATCATCTCTTTGATAAAGTGCAACTCAGAGTTCCGTTGCTTTCTTTgtcttatttttcctttatctcTCAGGCCACAAGGAATACTGGGAAGAGTATTGCAAACAAGAACATTGCAAACCCCACTGCCATGCTGCTAGCCAGCTGCATGATGCTGGACCACCTTAAGTGAGCTTTTACAGACACAAGATACACAAACAATCCTGCATTGTGATCTTTGTGTGTGCTCTTCCAGCAATGTAAAGAATTCTTTCTAATGTCTCCAGGCTTCACGATCATGCGAGTTCAATCCGGAATGCAGTCCTCACTACCATGAACGAAACCAGGGTAAGTTTTTCACAACTGACAGGTCCTTCCCCTAAACGGTCTCACCGGCTGCCATAAGTCTTGTAGAGTTGTTGTCTAGAGGCTCAGGTGGCCGGTCTGGCGCGCTTCCTAGAGGGCATCACACTACATTGACACAAAGCAGCATTGTGTCCTTTGATTGTCACAAAGCTTCTTACGAGCTTCTTATTGTTTTTGTCtgcctttgtttgtttatttgtttatttgtttgtttgtctgttagttagcaggattacgtaaACACTACTGGAGAAATTACCATGAAAtttggtggaaagatgtgatATGGGTCAGGAAAAGATCCATTTAATGTGGGCCTG comes from Pleuronectes platessa chromosome 6, fPlePla1.1, whole genome shotgun sequence and encodes:
- the idh3g gene encoding isocitrate dehydrogenase [NAD] subunit gamma, mitochondrial isoform X1, with protein sequence MASHGAVLSVSRMISPFWGGRLGNTVKVFGPTVTSRRNRTMLPPPPAKYGGRHTVTLIPGDGIGPELLNHVREVFRFSCVPVDFEVVHVNSALESEEDINNAITAIRRNGVALKGNIETKHTMPPSVKSRNNLLRTSLDLYANVMHCQSLPGVQTRHKNIDIMIIRENTEGEYSSLEHESVTGVVECLKIITRNNSLRIAEYAFSLAREKGRRRVTAVHKANIMKLGDGLFLQCCREVASGYPDIKFDAMIVDNTTMQLVSKPEQFDVMVMPNLYGNVVSNVCAGLVGGPGLVPGANFGRDYAVFETATRNTGKSIANKNIANPTAMLLASCMMLDHLKLHDHASSIRNAVLTTMNETRLHTADIGGQGTTSDVVQSVMRGIQSKGQLTSER
- the idh3g gene encoding isocitrate dehydrogenase [NAD] subunit gamma, mitochondrial isoform X2; translated protein: MLPPPPAKYGGRHTVTLIPGDGIGPELLNHVREVFRFSCVPVDFEVVHVNSALESEEDINNAITAIRRNGVALKGNIETKHTMPPSVKSRNNLLRTSLDLYANVMHCQSLPGVQTRHKNIDIMIIRENTEGEYSSLEHESVTGVVECLKIITRNNSLRIAEYAFSLAREKGRRRVTAVHKANIMKLGDGLFLQCCREVASGYPDIKFDAMIVDNTTMQLVSKPEQFDVMVMPNLYGNVVSNVCAGLVGGPGLVPGANFGRDYAVFETATRNTGKSIANKNIANPTAMLLASCMMLDHLKLHDHASSIRNAVLTTMNETRLHTADIGGQGTTSDVVQSVMRGIQSKGQLTSER